A single genomic interval of Sphingobacteriales bacterium harbors:
- a CDS encoding cadherin-like domain-containing protein, with protein MSLRITYKLLMMLVIAMVTALSGKAQTTVEVGLADLRFCNIAVNGGKITMDLQIRSAITAEQFAIGAHTVFFEFDPASITAPAYTSALFDDKNKCAFGGAAAPYFAPAFTSDNISGLGNLTTNMQIPNQGCPMVTATWLTMGSFSFDIINNTIPMGLNFLLGGGETLFNKNDNTPQHNISSAVGLNTLPVPQCPTNVGTPIALAQNLCNDAVNGNTITLPALVLPPADECGAQPTFTWTQVGGPSVGTIAPGQTPTVTLGQKTSCGAEAYQFALTVGCTQDANVALNGGTATYSVYPTVNAPTVTATGNDPNGNCTYILTPACAGDVLNPNTIANKGPGSPASTTDVSVSNAGCPLINIFTVNIPACAASCPSQGDVTPLAYTENLCTQVGGVSVTLPAPNAIGGAFGANATFKWKLQSGPGAVNVPAGNTPTVTIPNNTTNCNAQTYVFKLDVGCTQDANVLLNGGTATYTLYPTPNAPTVTRLNDNCDYSLTPNCPGDILTPNSVPATAPGSTGNTFDVTVANTGCAAVAFILPLEDCPAAPLPCPTQGNVTQTSGSQNVCSSAGTATLPSVTVGGPNAGFATFAWTQTAGPTATIVSPNAATTDVQFAAVSGCNPVTLTFAVTIGCTNDGAVNLNGGSTTVVVYPDPQAPTVSLSGQDSDGFCTYSVTAACPGDVIGGSVPNAPADTPASTTNLTVSNAACAAVDFTVNVPACPELVNTCPVAADITPAIDPLAADCGGGVDAALPLEATLPLVGIGGPNAAQATVTWVQTSGPAVSVPQGQEPTVMIPDNTTCDPITYTFDCIVSCTDNTGLVIDGGTATYTINPIPQAPTVVKLDNTCTYGIVVNCPNDVTTPATIDNKALGDPETNVSLEVSNGNCTATFDVVVPACDVEIIECPTQDDVTVASDSQSFCLTNITVSLPAASVGGSFGANATYTWVQNSGPSVSVPAGATPSVKLKANSTCSPINYSFVLNIGCTDDATVSLSGGTANYTVWPVPKAPSIILNDLTCSYKLTPACPEDVLTPNSIDDQVPGTPSQTVSIAVGNDGCSALIFNVKRPACPGGNDCPNAGDVTPVSGSTDICSDAAGNTINLPSVDVSGDGSANATVTWIQTAGPTATIAGSVVTIPGNTSCGAVTFSFSATVSCLVDGSVNLAAGSVNYVAYPEPQAPTINLTDLTCNYEIVVACPGDVVSPATFGPLAPGSTNGATILTVTSSIAGNPCATADYTVSYDACPGDVTCAADAGVPTGPADTDICNDSANAADNVSGAATGFAVQPSGIFEGTPDYAYIVTNNDVVVGVSANGSYDFTGAGSGNYCFTGIAYDNTNIDMVSDALLGPGNHTLQDLISFAIGSGLTTLTQIQGAIPNLEALTGIALCYDFSGQAWCVSVASCTGGPNNPPIALPDLINVYYLGAGATINVLTNDSDPDGDVLIMTGIDSPDVSKGTISFNANGSTTFTPAAGFVVGDVIVLNYTISDGKGGTAASTLTIIASDCEAAAGDLQIQPIYCHPDDGAIAAILKPKAVGFNGSAGFTQIFVITDTDGNIISVSNNKKELPTPQDGEYIMYAINIADANPPTINIGDNIADIAAQQDLACFDISEGATFTILKKIQMSYTWFCKPGVSGSHFFILTITGGFPEYANFGGYMTSFPGYFKWDSNTQQAVDTLEFSPGMAIPFKDGKNTVLDITDDWKCTAGTFLLEGGPCEIPCDPTPGDMPPALELCNGATASVQAIGSQLDAGEVQCYILHSGSGSLIDGIIAQNTTGVFTQADGPIAFGVTYYISSVVGPADNSGCPDLTNPCTGVAPGTPVTWYNDVVPAVDYICLDDNSGALNLFIAATGGKENNYTVEVTIAGVTTVETIEGGKVVELDTLMLPEVPDGDPADTITTFGGNISWVVTDAIGCSASGVMEVSCIVTPITLLSFDGLVQENGNLLRWATATEINNDYFTLFRSADGVKFTKIAKVEGNGTTSSAHEYSFLDKNAPAGISYYKLVQTDFNGQSNPAGLISLMRQAGSLQVVSVSPSPTTDFVNITFNQPTNSITELVVTDVAGKLMTKKLIEGVSGKNVYKLDATNYAAGIYFVNIVNGNDATSTRFMKKD; from the coding sequence ATGAGTTTAAGAATTACATACAAACTGCTAATGATGCTGGTTATTGCTATGGTAACGGCATTAAGCGGTAAAGCTCAAACAACCGTTGAGGTTGGTTTGGCCGACTTGCGTTTTTGCAATATTGCGGTAAACGGCGGCAAAATTACAATGGACTTGCAAATTCGGTCGGCAATTACTGCCGAACAATTTGCCATTGGTGCTCACACGGTATTTTTTGAGTTTGACCCAGCCTCAATTACTGCGCCTGCTTATACATCGGCATTATTTGACGACAAAAACAAATGTGCATTTGGCGGCGCAGCAGCACCCTATTTTGCACCTGCCTTTACCTCAGACAATATTAGCGGTTTGGGTAACTTAACAACAAACATGCAAATACCCAACCAAGGCTGCCCAATGGTTACAGCAACTTGGCTAACCATGGGCTCGTTTAGTTTTGATATTATTAACAATACTATCCCAATGGGTCTTAATTTTTTATTGGGTGGTGGCGAAACCTTATTCAATAAAAACGATAATACTCCCCAACACAATATTTCAAGTGCGGTTGGTTTAAATACCCTACCAGTTCCGCAATGCCCAACTAATGTAGGCACGCCCATAGCACTTGCTCAAAACCTATGTAACGATGCAGTTAATGGCAATACAATTACACTGCCTGCCCTTGTTTTACCGCCTGCCGATGAGTGCGGCGCACAACCTACTTTTACTTGGACACAAGTAGGCGGCCCCAGCGTAGGCACTATTGCACCAGGCCAAACTCCAACGGTTACTTTAGGCCAAAAAACTTCTTGTGGAGCAGAGGCTTATCAATTTGCATTGACGGTAGGTTGTACCCAAGATGCCAATGTTGCGCTTAACGGAGGTACAGCAACTTACTCGGTTTACCCAACAGTAAATGCCCCCACCGTAACCGCTACGGGTAACGACCCCAACGGAAACTGCACCTATATACTAACTCCTGCTTGTGCTGGCGACGTATTAAACCCAAATACAATAGCCAATAAAGGACCTGGCTCGCCTGCTTCAACTACCGATGTTTCTGTATCGAATGCAGGTTGCCCGCTAATTAACATATTTACAGTTAATATACCTGCTTGTGCTGCAAGTTGCCCCTCGCAAGGCGATGTAACCCCCTTAGCCTATACCGAGAATTTGTGTACGCAAGTGGGCGGTGTTTCGGTAACCTTGCCTGCCCCTAACGCAATAGGTGGTGCCTTTGGTGCAAATGCTACGTTTAAATGGAAACTGCAAAGTGGCCCCGGAGCCGTAAACGTTCCTGCTGGCAATACGCCAACCGTTACAATTCCCAATAACACTACTAATTGTAACGCACAAACTTATGTGTTTAAATTAGACGTTGGTTGCACACAAGATGCAAACGTATTATTAAACGGCGGAACTGCCACTTATACTTTGTATCCAACACCTAATGCCCCCACAGTTACACGTCTTAACGATAATTGCGACTATAGCCTTACACCTAACTGCCCCGGCGATATTTTAACCCCTAACAGCGTACCCGCAACTGCCCCTGGCTCAACAGGTAATACTTTTGATGTTACGGTTGCCAATACAGGTTGTGCCGCAGTAGCCTTTATTTTGCCCTTAGAAGATTGCCCCGCCGCACCACTGCCCTGCCCAACACAAGGCAACGTAACCCAAACATCCGGAAGTCAAAACGTTTGCTCTTCGGCAGGTACAGCTACTTTGCCAAGTGTAACTGTAGGCGGTCCTAATGCAGGTTTTGCTACTTTTGCTTGGACCCAAACTGCCGGCCCTACTGCTACAATAGTATCGCCCAATGCGGCAACAACCGATGTTCAGTTTGCTGCTGTATCCGGATGCAATCCTGTAACCTTAACCTTTGCTGTTACAATAGGTTGTACCAATGATGGTGCTGTAAATTTAAATGGTGGCAGCACTACAGTAGTTGTTTATCCTGACCCACAAGCACCTACGGTAAGTTTATCCGGACAAGATTCGGACGGCTTTTGTACTTATAGTGTAACAGCAGCCTGCCCCGGTGATGTAATAGGTGGTTCTGTTCCAAACGCACCAGCAGATACGCCCGCTTCAACAACAAACTTAACTGTAAGTAATGCTGCCTGCGCAGCCGTTGACTTTACTGTAAATGTGCCAGCTTGCCCCGAATTGGTAAATACCTGCCCCGTAGCTGCCGATATTACGCCTGCAATTGATCCGTTGGCTGCTGATTGTGGCGGTGGTGTCGACGCTGCGCTTCCATTAGAAGCTACGCTTCCATTAGTTGGTATTGGCGGCCCCAATGCGGCACAAGCAACTGTTACATGGGTTCAAACATCTGGCCCTGCTGTTTCAGTGCCACAAGGTCAAGAGCCAACAGTTATGATACCAGATAACACTACGTGCGACCCAATAACATATACTTTCGACTGCATAGTTAGCTGTACTGACAATACCGGATTAGTGATTGACGGTGGCACAGCAACCTATACTATAAATCCAATTCCACAAGCACCTACTGTTGTTAAATTAGACAATACTTGTACTTACGGTATTGTAGTTAATTGCCCCAATGATGTGACCACTCCGGCAACCATAGATAATAAAGCGTTGGGAGACCCTGAAACAAATGTTTCTCTTGAGGTTTCGAACGGCAATTGTACTGCTACATTTGATGTAGTTGTACCAGCTTGTGATGTTGAGATTATCGAATGCCCAACGCAAGATGACGTTACAGTTGCATCTGATAGCCAATCTTTCTGCTTAACCAATATTACAGTAAGTTTACCCGCCGCCTCAGTAGGTGGTAGTTTTGGTGCAAATGCTACTTATACATGGGTACAAAATAGTGGCCCATCGGTAAGTGTTCCTGCTGGCGCTACTCCGTCGGTTAAACTAAAAGCAAATAGCACTTGTAGTCCAATTAACTATAGCTTTGTTTTAAATATTGGCTGTACAGACGATGCAACAGTTAGTTTAAGTGGGGGTACGGCTAATTATACAGTATGGCCTGTACCTAAAGCGCCATCTATTATACTAAATGATTTAACTTGTAGCTACAAACTTACGCCTGCGTGCCCCGAGGATGTATTAACACCGAACAGTATTGATGACCAAGTACCTGGAACGCCATCACAAACGGTATCCATTGCTGTTGGTAACGATGGTTGTTCGGCACTTATTTTCAATGTAAAACGCCCAGCATGTCCTGGTGGTAATGATTGCCCCAATGCCGGAGACGTTACTCCAGTAAGTGGTAGTACCGATATTTGTAGCGATGCTGCAGGCAATACAATTAACCTGCCTTCTGTTGATGTATCCGGAGATGGCTCGGCAAACGCCACTGTTACTTGGATACAAACTGCTGGACCTACTGCTACTATTGCTGGTTCTGTGGTTACTATTCCCGGAAATACAAGTTGCGGTGCTGTTACATTTAGCTTTAGTGCAACTGTATCATGTCTTGTTGATGGTAGCGTGAACTTGGCTGCCGGCTCGGTAAACTATGTAGCATATCCCGAACCTCAAGCCCCAACCATCAATTTGACAGATTTAACATGTAACTACGAAATTGTTGTGGCTTGCCCTGGCGATGTTGTTAGCCCAGCAACTTTTGGTCCATTAGCCCCTGGAAGCACTAACGGAGCTACCATATTAACTGTAACCTCGAGTATAGCTGGTAATCCTTGCGCAACTGCCGATTATACAGTAAGCTACGACGCTTGCCCTGGTGACGTTACTTGTGCCGCCGACGCTGGCGTACCTACTGGCCCAGCCGATACCGATATTTGTAATGATAGTGCAAACGCAGCCGATAATGTATCGGGTGCGGCAACAGGTTTTGCTGTTCAACCTTCGGGTATTTTTGAAGGAACACCTGATTATGCGTATATTGTAACTAATAATGATGTAGTGGTAGGTGTTAGTGCTAATGGCAGCTATGACTTTACTGGTGCTGGTTCAGGCAATTACTGCTTTACCGGAATTGCATATGATAATACCAATATTGATATGGTGTCCGACGCTTTGTTGGGCCCAGGCAACCACACATTGCAGGATTTGATTTCTTTTGCAATCGGTTCAGGCTTGACCACTCTAACTCAAATACAAGGTGCAATACCCAACTTAGAGGCTTTGACCGGAATTGCACTTTGCTATGACTTTAGCGGCCAAGCATGGTGTGTATCTGTTGCTTCTTGTACTGGCGGCCCCAATAATCCACCAATTGCCTTGCCCGATTTAATAAATGTTTATTACTTGGGCGCTGGTGCGACAATTAACGTTTTAACCAACGACAGTGATCCGGATGGAGATGTGTTAATAATGACCGGCATTGATTCTCCTGATGTTTCAAAAGGAACTATATCTTTCAATGCAAATGGCTCAACAACCTTTACACCTGCAGCGGGCTTTGTTGTGGGCGATGTAATAGTACTTAACTATACCATTTCAGATGGAAAAGGTGGTACTGCTGCTTCTACACTAACCATAATAGCTAGTGATTGCGAAGCCGCAGCTGGAGATTTACAAATACAGCCAATCTATTGCCACCCCGATGACGGCGCAATTGCAGCAATATTAAAACCCAAAGCCGTTGGCTTTAATGGTAGTGCTGGTTTTACCCAAATATTTGTTATTACCGACACCGATGGTAACATTATTTCGGTGAGCAATAATAAAAAGGAATTACCTACTCCACAAGACGGTGAATACATAATGTATGCGATTAATATTGCTGATGCTAACCCGCCAACTATTAATATTGGAGACAATATTGCCGATATAGCTGCCCAACAAGACTTGGCTTGCTTTGATATTTCGGAAGGAGCTACTTTTACAATATTGAAGAAAATTCAAATGTCCTATACTTGGTTCTGCAAACCCGGAGTTTCTGGTAGCCACTTCTTTATTTTAACAATTACAGGTGGCTTCCCCGAATATGCTAATTTTGGTGGTTACATGACCAGTTTCCCCGGCTACTTTAAATGGGATAGCAATACCCAGCAGGCTGTTGATACCTTAGAGTTTAGCCCTGGCATGGCAATTCCGTTTAAAGATGGTAAAAACACCGTATTAGATATAACTGATGACTGGAAATGTACTGCTGGTACTTTCTTGTTAGAAGGTGGCCCTTGCGAAATCCCTTGCGACCCAACACCTGGCGATATGCCTCCGGCATTAGAACTTTGTAATGGCGCAACTGCTTCGGTACAGGCTATTGGCTCGCAGTTAGATGCAGGTGAAGTACAATGTTATATTTTGCATAGTGGTTCTGGCTCCTTAATTGATGGCATTATTGCACAAAATACCACTGGCGTATTTACCCAAGCCGATGGCCCAATAGCCTTTGGTGTTACCTACTATATTTCGTCGGTAGTTGGCCCAGCCGATAATAGTGGCTGCCCCGACTTGACCAATCCTTGTACTGGCGTTGCCCCCGGCACCCCCGTAACTTGGTACAACGATGTTGTTCCAGCGGTAGATTATATATGCCTTGACGATAATAGTGGTGCCCTTAACTTATTTATTGCCGCAACTGGTGGTAAAGAAAATAACTATACGGTTGAGGTTACCATCGCTGGGGTAACAACTGTTGAAACAATTGAAGGCGGCAAAGTAGTTGAATTAGATACCTTGATGCTTCCTGAGGTTCCGGATGGCGATCCTGCTGATACCATTACCACTTTCGGTGGCAATATTTCGTGGGTTGTTACCGATGCTATTGGTTGCTCTGCCTCTGGCGTAATGGAAGTATCTTGTATTGTTACACCTATTACTTTGTTAAGTTTTGATGGCTTGGTTCAAGAAAATGGCAATTTATTGCGTTGGGCTACTGCTACAGAAATTAATAATGACTACTTTACCTTATTCCGCTCGGCTGATGGTGTTAAGTTTACCAAAATAGCTAAAGTTGAAGGTAACGGTACCACTAGCTCGGCGCACGAGTATAGCTTTTTAGATAAAAATGCCCCTGCCGGCATTAGCTACTACAAACTTGTTCAAACCGACTTTAACGGCCAAAGCAACCCCGCTGGATTAATTAGCTTGATGCGTCAGGCTGGGTCGTTACAAGTGGTTAGCGTAAGTCCAAGCCCTACTACCGATTTTGTGAATATTACCTTTAACCAACCTACCAATAGCATAACCGAACTTGTTGTTACCGACGTGGCTGGTAAGCTAATGACTAAAAAATTGATTGAAGGTGTTAGTGGTAAAAATGTTTATAAATTAGATGCTACTAACTACGCAGCTGGCATTTACTTTGTAAATATTGTAAACGGCAATGATGCAACTTCGACCCGTTTTATGAAAAAAGACTAG
- a CDS encoding RNA methyltransferase codes for MALSKNTIKWLCSLHQKKHRCKERVFLLSGEKLVAELLTNAPNLVVEIYAQDTWLQNNDNYFTLHTNNKIASSSLTITPVTERQMAQICPTITPPPIMAAAQFLPTPQTSSYQLPLKAQTWALLLDGINDPGNLGTIIRTADWFGVKNIYASSDCADLYNPKTVQATMGSIFRTQVIYAPLKDIVLENPHLPVYGAFLSGTNIFEENFPTSGLMTIGSEAHGIRLETQPLVTKTVTIQGYGKAESLNATVASGILLATITKNWRK; via the coding sequence ATGGCATTAAGCAAAAATACTATTAAATGGCTATGCAGTTTGCATCAAAAAAAGCATAGATGTAAGGAACGAGTTTTTTTACTGTCGGGCGAGAAGTTGGTTGCCGAACTGCTAACAAACGCCCCAAATTTGGTGGTAGAAATTTATGCTCAGGATACTTGGCTACAAAATAACGATAACTATTTTACCCTTCACACTAATAATAAAATTGCCAGTAGCAGCCTAACCATTACGCCGGTAACCGAACGCCAAATGGCCCAAATTTGCCCAACCATAACGCCCCCACCAATTATGGCCGCAGCCCAATTTTTGCCTACGCCGCAAACAAGTTCTTATCAATTGCCGCTTAAAGCTCAAACCTGGGCATTGTTGCTTGATGGTATTAACGACCCGGGCAATTTGGGTACCATTATACGCACCGCCGATTGGTTTGGCGTTAAAAATATTTATGCCTCAAGCGACTGTGCCGACCTTTACAACCCTAAAACCGTACAGGCAACAATGGGTAGTATTTTTAGAACCCAAGTTATTTATGCCCCTTTAAAAGATATTGTGTTGGAAAATCCACACTTACCTGTCTATGGAGCTTTTTTATCCGGAACAAATATTTTTGAAGAAAATTTTCCAACATCCGGATTAATGACTATTGGAAGTGAAGCCCACGGAATACGCCTCGAAACACAACCATTAGTAACAAAAACCGTTACTATCCAAGGCTATGGCAAGGCCGAATCGTTAAATGCAACTGTCGCATCCGGAATATTATTAGCCACAATTACTAAAAATTGGCGTAAATAA
- a CDS encoding aminotransferase class V-fold PLP-dependent enzyme, with amino-acid sequence MSSLSRRKFLQKSATALAVGSIWNQLEAETLANAALKNALLPPAQATTDEDFWEMVRQSFTTSPNVINLNNGGVSPQPKPVQEAHMRYYQYCNEAPSYYMWRVLDAGREPLREKLASLSGCSPEEIAINRNSTEGLNSIIFGLNLKAGDEVVLTKQDYPNMINAWKQREKRDGIKLVWLDFNLPIENDETIVEAYANAFTKKTRIAHVTHIINWVGQILPVAKIAKIAHEKGIEVLCDGAHSFAHIDYKIPDLNCDYFATSLHKWLCAPFGSGLMYIRKEKIKNVWALLSNDKPDGDDIRKFESLGTRSMASEMAIGAAVDYHLLIGSQRKEERLRYLKNYWCNKVANLPNVKLNTSLKNAYSCAIANFSINGLTPAEIDTQLWDKYKIHAVAIVWHNISGVRITPHVYTTPRDLDKLATAITNIAEQAGKKG; translated from the coding sequence ATGTCATCGTTATCGCGTCGCAAATTTTTGCAAAAATCAGCCACCGCCTTAGCAGTCGGTAGCATTTGGAACCAACTCGAGGCCGAGACCCTTGCCAATGCTGCGCTAAAAAATGCCCTTTTACCCCCTGCTCAAGCTACAACAGACGAGGATTTTTGGGAAATGGTGCGGCAGTCGTTCACCACCTCGCCTAACGTAATTAACCTAAACAACGGCGGAGTTAGCCCACAGCCTAAACCTGTTCAAGAGGCGCACATGCGCTACTACCAATATTGTAACGAAGCCCCCTCGTATTACATGTGGCGTGTTTTAGATGCAGGCCGCGAACCGCTGCGCGAAAAATTGGCAAGTTTATCGGGATGTAGCCCCGAAGAAATTGCCATCAACAGAAACAGTACCGAAGGGCTTAACTCAATTATTTTTGGCCTCAACCTAAAAGCCGGAGACGAGGTAGTGCTAACCAAACAAGACTACCCAAATATGATAAACGCTTGGAAACAACGCGAAAAACGCGATGGCATTAAATTAGTATGGCTCGATTTTAATTTGCCAATAGAAAACGACGAAACCATTGTTGAGGCTTATGCAAATGCCTTTACCAAAAAAACCCGGATAGCCCATGTTACACATATAATTAATTGGGTAGGGCAAATTTTACCAGTCGCTAAAATTGCCAAAATTGCCCACGAAAAAGGAATTGAAGTGCTTTGCGACGGTGCGCACAGTTTTGCCCATATTGATTATAAAATTCCGGATTTAAATTGCGATTATTTTGCAACCAGTTTACATAAATGGCTTTGTGCGCCCTTTGGCAGTGGTTTAATGTATATCCGGAAAGAAAAAATTAAAAACGTATGGGCATTATTATCAAACGATAAACCAGATGGAGACGATATTCGCAAATTTGAATCGCTCGGTACACGCTCTATGGCCAGCGAAATGGCAATTGGTGCGGCAGTTGATTACCATTTATTAATTGGCAGCCAACGAAAAGAAGAAAGATTGCGCTATTTAAAAAATTATTGGTGCAACAAAGTGGCAAACCTACCTAATGTTAAGCTAAATACTTCGCTTAAAAATGCCTACTCGTGCGCCATTGCAAATTTTAGTATTAACGGGCTAACCCCCGCCGAAATTGATACCCAACTTTGGGACAAATATAAAATTCATGCCGTAGCTATTGTTTGGCACAATATTAGCGGCGTACGTATAACACCACATGTTTATACAACCCCCCGCGATTTAGATAAATTAGCAACAGCAATAACCAATATAGCAGAACAAGCTGGCAAAAAGGGCTAA
- a CDS encoding NAD-dependent epimerase/dehydratase family protein encodes MPKILITGGAGFIGSSLADGLLNDPSNYLVLMDNLLTGRIDNLPDSQNSNWTFVQGDVNNFNDIMPVMAANSFDFVFHYAAVVGVQRTLTQPLLVLKDLEGIRNILELSKNTGVKRVFFASSSEVYGESISFPQDEVNTPLNSRLPYAVVKNAGEAFCASYAREYGLSSTIFRFFNTYGPKQSTDFVMSKFLKAALHNQPVTIYGNGSQTRTFCYIDDNIAACIAALNNKKYINEVVNIGNAEEITILHLAKTIIALSKSSSEIIYLPPLLEGDMPQRLPHLVRMQNLLNRSHTPLEKGIEQLINSGRF; translated from the coding sequence ATGCCCAAAATTTTAATTACCGGAGGTGCTGGTTTTATTGGCAGTAGTTTAGCCGATGGCTTGTTAAACGACCCAAGTAATTACTTGGTTTTGATGGATAACTTGCTAACCGGACGGATAGACAATTTGCCCGACAGCCAAAATAGCAATTGGACATTTGTGCAGGGCGATGTAAATAATTTCAACGATATAATGCCCGTTATGGCAGCCAATTCGTTTGACTTTGTTTTTCATTATGCTGCCGTGGTTGGGGTGCAGCGAACCCTAACACAGCCCTTGTTGGTATTAAAAGACTTGGAAGGTATCCGGAATATTTTAGAGTTATCGAAAAATACGGGTGTAAAAAGAGTCTTTTTCGCTTCCTCTTCTGAGGTTTATGGCGAGTCAATTAGTTTTCCACAAGACGAGGTAAACACGCCCTTAAATTCGAGGCTACCCTATGCCGTTGTAAAAAACGCCGGAGAAGCTTTTTGTGCTTCGTATGCGCGCGAGTATGGCCTTTCAAGCACAATTTTCAGGTTTTTTAATACCTATGGCCCCAAGCAAAGTACGGATTTTGTAATGTCAAAATTTTTAAAAGCCGCCCTGCACAACCAGCCTGTTACAATTTACGGAAACGGCAGTCAAACACGTACTTTTTGTTATATTGACGATAATATAGCTGCATGTATTGCTGCACTTAATAATAAAAAATATATAAATGAGGTTGTAAATATTGGCAACGCCGAAGAGATTACTATTTTGCATTTAGCTAAAACTATTATAGCGTTGAGCAAATCGAGTTCAGAAATTATATACCTGCCCCCCTTGCTCGAAGGCGATATGCCTCAGCGTTTGCCCCATTTAGTGCGGATGCAAAACCTTCTTAACCGCTCGCATACCCCTTTAGAAAAAGGCATCGAACAGTTAATAAATTCGGGTAGGTTTTAA
- a CDS encoding adenylosuccinate synthase — translation MFVDVLLGLQWGDEGKGKIVDFLANDYQCIARFQGGANAGHTLYYQGQKVVLHLIPSGALHPHLLNFIGSGVVIDPVVLRREIINLQALGVNIAERLIIARKAHLTLPTHKILDAASETAKAGLKIGSTLKGISPTYMDKIGRNGLRIGDITHPNFKQFYEQLKAKHIKILEQQYAVDYQLDELENEWFESLAFLQQQIRMVDGEFFINDELQKGHRILGEGAQGTMLDIDYGTYPYVTSSTTLTAGACIGLGIAPQRINKVIGIAKAYCTRVGSGPFPSELHDATGQKLRDVGNEYGSTTGRPRRCGWLDLPALRYALMLNGVTHLGITKIDVLNEFDEINICEKYLIDGSQQGSSNWPYDADRCTIEPQYVTFKGWQQSLQNCQNYNQLPQNLQNYLQYLSQQTNLPIAWLSTGPERDQLLINTN, via the coding sequence ATGTTTGTAGATGTTTTACTTGGCCTACAATGGGGCGATGAAGGGAAAGGCAAAATTGTAGATTTTTTAGCAAACGATTACCAATGTATTGCCCGTTTTCAAGGAGGGGCAAATGCCGGACATACACTTTATTACCAAGGGCAAAAAGTGGTGTTACATTTAATACCTTCGGGGGCTTTGCACCCACACTTGCTTAATTTTATTGGCAGTGGTGTTGTTATTGACCCTGTAGTATTGCGCCGCGAAATTATTAATCTTCAGGCATTAGGCGTTAATATCGCCGAACGTTTGATTATTGCCCGCAAGGCCCATCTAACCTTGCCCACCCATAAAATTTTAGATGCCGCCAGTGAAACAGCTAAAGCAGGCTTAAAAATTGGCTCAACCTTAAAAGGAATTAGCCCAACCTATATGGATAAAATTGGTCGCAATGGGTTGCGCATAGGCGATATTACACACCCCAATTTTAAACAGTTTTACGAACAACTTAAAGCCAAACATATTAAAATATTAGAACAACAATACGCTGTTGATTACCAGTTAGATGAATTAGAAAATGAATGGTTTGAAAGTTTGGCTTTTTTGCAACAGCAAATCCGGATGGTTGATGGTGAGTTTTTTATTAACGACGAGTTGCAAAAAGGACATCGTATATTGGGCGAAGGTGCGCAAGGTACAATGCTCGATATAGATTACGGCACCTATCCTTATGTAACCTCATCAACCACCCTAACAGCCGGTGCCTGTATAGGTTTAGGTATTGCCCCACAACGCATAAACAAGGTTATTGGTATTGCCAAAGCATATTGCACCCGTGTAGGGAGTGGCCCTTTTCCGAGCGAGCTGCACGATGCTACCGGCCAAAAACTGCGCGATGTAGGCAATGAATACGGCTCAACTACCGGCCGCCCAAGAAGATGTGGCTGGTTAGACTTACCCGCGCTGCGCTATGCCCTTATGCTTAATGGTGTTACCCACTTAGGTATTACCAAAATTGACGTGCTAAATGAATTTGATGAAATAAATATTTGTGAAAAATATTTGATTGATGGGAGCCAACAGGGTAGTTCAAATTGGCCTTACGATGCCGACCGGTGTACAATTGAACCACAATACGTAACATTTAAGGGATGGCAACAAAGTTTGCAAAACTGCCAAAACTACAACCAATTACCACAAAATTTGCAAAACTATCTACAATATTTGTCACAACAAACCAACTTGCCCATTGCCTGGCTAAGCACAGGCCCCGAACGCGACCAGTTGTTGATTAATACAAATTAG